A single window of Bremerella cremea DNA harbors:
- a CDS encoding YciI family protein, whose product MKVMVVIKASPDSEAGKLPSTDLLEAMGKFNQQLVDAGVMLAGEGLKPSSAGARVRFQGDERIVTDGPFAETKELIAGFWLWQVGSLQEAIDWLKKCPSPMEGDSEFEIRPVYEMDDFAENDPTGEIRAHEQQLRDQLAG is encoded by the coding sequence ATGAAAGTTATGGTCGTTATCAAAGCGTCACCCGATTCCGAAGCTGGTAAGTTGCCTTCGACAGATTTATTAGAAGCGATGGGAAAATTTAATCAGCAGTTAGTCGATGCCGGTGTGATGCTGGCTGGCGAAGGGCTCAAGCCTAGTTCTGCCGGGGCACGAGTACGTTTTCAAGGGGATGAACGGATTGTCACTGATGGCCCCTTTGCCGAAACGAAAGAACTGATTGCCGGATTTTGGCTGTGGCAGGTCGGATCGCTACAGGAAGCGATTGATTGGCTGAAGAAATGCCCGTCGCCGATGGAAGGGGATTCAGAGTTCGAGATTCGCCCGGTTTACGAGATGGACGACTTCGCTGAAAACGATCCCACCGGCGAGATCCGCGCGCACGAGCAGCAGTTACGTGATCAACTAGCCGGATAA
- a CDS encoding VOC family protein, translated as METAYKPDRYNSASPYLIVKGAAATIEFLRNVFSATPLRRIDRENGSIMHAEVRIDDTVIMLADEVENWPACPAHVHIYVPDVDAVFASALAAGATSIQEPSQKTSDDDKRGGFQDAGGTTWWVATQSSSSN; from the coding sequence ATGGAAACCGCCTATAAGCCTGACCGTTACAACTCGGCGTCCCCTTACTTGATTGTGAAAGGGGCGGCAGCCACGATTGAATTTCTGCGCAATGTGTTTTCAGCAACTCCACTTCGTCGCATCGACCGCGAAAATGGCAGCATCATGCATGCCGAAGTCCGGATCGACGACACCGTGATCATGCTTGCCGACGAGGTAGAAAACTGGCCCGCCTGCCCGGCGCATGTTCATATCTATGTTCCTGATGTTGACGCCGTATTTGCCAGCGCACTCGCCGCTGGTGCGACCTCCATTCAAGAGCCCTCTCAGAAAACGTCGGACGACGACAAGCGAGGCGGGTTTCAAGATGCAGGGGGAACCACTTGGTGGGTCGCCACGCAAAGCAGTTCATCTAATTGA